In one window of Candidatus Scalindua sp. DNA:
- a CDS encoding AI-2E family transporter has translation MENQKLLENMWIRAIIGLCMVTLFFFLGYFLRGILISLFLAFTIAYIFDPVVDFISGKKLLFLKIYIPRSLAIGVLITGLILIMGGLLTYTIPKTITGIVRVGTLLKEQYPKYQGSVEKIIEEYRDTEIGAFLIKQIEGKTAGKEDSTNRDQEKGETSSSDEKRSSSSRSSIPQSILDLKKYTPEALIFTIGILKTIFFSTFGFLGMIMNILLFGVVTVYLLKDFNTIVAKSRELLPLDRKEKISDIFKRIDENLRAFFRGQITVCVILTFIYGTGLTIIGTPMSYLLAVMGGFGNIIPYIGICFGLVPALILSYIQYQDISNLLLVGLVFGVGQFFEGTLITPKIVGKKLGLNPVAIILAILVCSQLLGFLGLLLAVPILSVFKVLIDESIAKYKGTKFFR, from the coding sequence ATGGAAAACCAAAAACTACTGGAAAATATGTGGATACGAGCCATTATAGGGTTATGTATGGTAACCCTTTTCTTTTTCCTGGGTTATTTCCTGAGAGGTATCTTGATCTCACTCTTTCTCGCCTTCACCATAGCATATATATTTGATCCGGTAGTGGACTTCATTTCAGGTAAAAAGCTCTTGTTCTTAAAGATATACATTCCCCGCAGCCTTGCAATAGGAGTGCTCATAACAGGGCTGATCCTGATTATGGGAGGGTTGCTAACATACACGATTCCCAAAACGATTACAGGTATCGTGCGTGTGGGGACACTACTCAAGGAACAATACCCGAAATATCAGGGGAGTGTGGAAAAAATTATTGAAGAATACCGTGATACTGAAATTGGAGCATTCCTTATCAAACAGATCGAGGGCAAGACTGCCGGAAAAGAAGATTCAACAAATAGAGACCAGGAAAAGGGAGAGACTTCATCTTCAGATGAAAAGAGATCCAGTTCCTCTCGCTCTTCTATTCCACAATCCATACTTGATTTGAAGAAATATACGCCAGAAGCGTTAATCTTTACCATAGGGATTTTAAAAACTATTTTCTTCAGCACATTTGGTTTTCTGGGAATGATTATGAATATCCTGTTGTTTGGAGTTGTAACAGTATACCTCTTAAAGGATTTTAATACTATTGTAGCAAAGAGTAGAGAATTGCTGCCGCTTGATAGAAAAGAGAAAATTTCTGATATATTTAAAAGGATAGACGAAAATCTCAGAGCGTTTTTTAGAGGGCAGATAACGGTTTGTGTAATCCTGACATTCATTTATGGTACCGGGCTCACCATAATCGGGACCCCCATGTCTTATTTGCTGGCCGTTATGGGGGGATTTGGAAACATCATACCCTACATTGGCATATGCTTTGGACTCGTTCCTGCTCTCATCCTCTCCTATATCCAATATCAGGATATTTCAAATCTCCTTTTAGTAGGTCTCGTTTTTGGGGTAGGACAATTTTTCGAGGGCACGCTGATAACGCCAAAGATTGTAGGTAAAAAACTCGGATTAAATCCTGTAGCCATTATCCTTGCAATCCTGGTGTGCAGCCAATTATTAGGCTTTTTGGGTCTTTTGCTTGCTGTACCAATCTTATCTGTTTTTAAGGTTTTGATAGATGAAAGTATTGCTAAATATAAGGGTACAAAATTTTTTAGGTAA
- a CDS encoding helix-hairpin-helix domain-containing protein, protein MIATYILVTSLLIGTGIKYTIERHWWLPETEIVDIDPESIKLKIDLNRAEWYELIILPGIGEKRAKTIIEYRKEKGSFQTLDQLSEVDGIGLGTVKKIKELVFIKEQRKEAAH, encoded by the coding sequence ATGATTGCAACCTATATCCTGGTTACCTCTCTCCTCATCGGAACAGGAATCAAATACACAATAGAACGACACTGGTGGCTTCCAGAAACAGAGATAGTGGACATTGATCCCGAATCAATCAAATTAAAGATTGACCTGAACAGGGCTGAATGGTATGAACTCATTATTTTACCGGGTATCGGTGAGAAAAGAGCAAAGACAATAATTGAATACCGGAAAGAGAAAGGCTCTTTTCAGACATTAGATCAATTGTCTGAAGTTGATGGTATCGGTTTGGGAACAGTAAAAAAGATTAAAGAGCTGGTATTTATCAAAGAACAGCGGAAAGAAGCCGCTCATTGA